CTTTCTGAGATCGCAGCGTTTCCTCTTTCTTGAGAAAGTCAGTTCTTAAAGAATTGATCTGTGCTTTTTGCTCTTTAGTAAGGCTATCAATTTGAGCTAGCCCCTGACCAAACCCCATTCCTTTGCCTCCTCCAAAACCAGGGCAATTTCCGCAAGGGCCAAAAGCAAAAGCCGAGGAAGCGATTAGCAGTGTCATTGCAGCAACTAGTCCGAGAGCTGTTCTTGAGTTTCTCATTTCACCAATTTCTCCTTTTCTCGTTTTCGATGATCATCAATTTCTCATCGATCATAATTCTAATACCGACTGGTTTAGAGAATCCCGCGCGAGAAAGTTTATTATTTTCTTTCCACCAAAAATAAGAAACGGACTCAAAAGTCCGTTTCTTGAATGATGCCTTACATTCCCGGTTCCTTGCATGGTCCTGAACCGGGGGGACCACAACCTCGATCTCCACTCGGCCCTAAACCCCTTCCCGAATGCCTCATTCTGCAGGTTCTGTGTTTTAGAAACTCCAAAAGGGCCATACGCTTTTCATTAGGAAGAGACGCCATGGTCTGGCTTATGCGTTCCAATATCTGACTTTCCAAAACGGCGCGAAGATTTATCATCTCGTGGATAGCGTCTTGAGCAGGTTTCAAATTGCCGGGATTTGAAGCTATAAGGTCAAGGACTTCGGCTCTTTTGCTCTGGAGTTCGCGCCTGGCCTTAATGATTCCCATCTTAGTTTCACCCGACCAGCTTTTCGAAATCTTCTTTACGTCTTCGGTCGATAGCGCCGGACACTCGGTCGACTCAATTGCTGTAAATTTTTTTTCATGCCACCAGTGGCGAGCAATCACCACACCAACAGAAGCATTAACCAATAGGGAAAACAGCAACAAACCTACAAAGAAAGCTCTTTTCATTGAGAGTTCTCCGCCATCCCGAAGTCAAGAGCTATATCCGAAAGAGATTCCGAGTTATCCTGGAGCAATGTATCCATCTTTGGGCTGGAGTCCTGCGCGCTAAGAGCTTCCGTCAGCGTCTTCCCTGCTTTGTCTCCAACTCCGACCGCCAGGACCGCTATCAAAGCCCATATCGGAACCTGCTTCAAGAGAGAAAATTTCCATGCGTCGCTGACAGAACTTGAGTCACCGGAAATTCGAGCCTTCACTTTGTCTGCGAGAGAATGATCGGCCAAAGAGAATTTCACGGTCGCTAATGAATCATTTAGGGACACCAATTCTTCGTAGACCCGAACACAATCAGCACATTCCGACATGTGATCCAGCAATTTACGTTGAGATGCCGAGTCTAATTCGCCATCCAATAATAAAGAAATCTCTTTTTGATATTCCATGTGCTTCATGGTCTGGCCCTCCAATATCTTATACCTGTAAACAAATCAGAACTCGCGAGAATCTTTTATCTTTCCACAAGTTTTATAATTTTTTTTCTGGCTCTAAATATGAGCGATTCCACCGATGAAACTGAAATATCCATCACGATCGCAATTTCTTCGTAACTCATGCTTTCCTGCGATTTCAGCAAAAGGGCGCTCCTTTGTCGTTCCGGTAATTTCTTCAATGCCTTTTCCATCGCGTGGAATTGCTGCTTAATGGATAACTGTGTCTCAGCGTCTTGAGTTTCCTGAGATAATGGATTTGACGAGAATTCGAGTTCCGGGTCATCTTCGTCCCGATCGCTAAAAAATTTGAAGGTTTTTCTTCTAAATGAACTCACAATATTAATACTTTGGTTTCGAGCGATCGTCAGTAACCACGTTTTAAACGTGGATTTCGATTCATCGAACTTTTCTATACTTTTGAAAGCCCTTAGGAAAGTCTCCTGAACGATATCCTCAGCCTCTTCATGGGAACCGGTGATCGATCTTGCGATACGGTAGACCAGATTAGTGTGTCGATACACCAGTTCTCCAAAATAAATCTCGGAGCCATTCTGAGATGCCTTTACTAATTCGTGGTCTGATAGTGATTCTAAACGTCCCATGCGATATATTTCGGATTTATGATCTCACAGATTTATTTAAAAAAACTGAGGGTTGGCCTTGTTCAGTCTTCCAGTTTATGTTTAGCGTCTAAACGCTCCTTCAAGGTTTTCTCAAACCCTCGGTCAGTCGGGTGATAGAATCTCGTCCCTTTCAGTTTCTCGGGCATGTGTTCCTGTTCTACCTCAGCGTTCGGAAAATCGTGGGCATATTTGTAGCCTTTTCCATATCCTATGGATTTCATGAAACTCGTTGGGGCGTTTCTAATGTGCAACGGTGTAGCCAAGGACCCGGACTTCTTTATTTCTCCTTTGACTGCTATGTAAGCTTCTTCCAGAGAATTGGATTTAGGCGCAAGCGCCAGGTAAACAACAGATTGCGCCAATGCTAGCGCACATTCAGGCAGGCCAATATAGCGGCAGGCCTGAAATGTCGCCACTGCCTGCTCAAGAGCTTGCGGCGCAGCCAGTCCCACGTCCTCGCTCGCAAACCTCACAAGTCGCCTGGCCACGTAAAGGGGATCTTCACCCGCTTCTATCATTCTGCCCATCCAGTATAATCCAGCGTCCGGGTCACTGTCCCGGAGAGATTTGTGGAGTGCGCTAATAAGATTGTAATGCTCTTCCCCTGACTTGTCATAAAGAAGACTCCTTTTTTGCGCCGCCTCCTCAATCGATTTCACATCGATATCTTGCTGATTGTTCAATAAGACTAAATTTGCAGCAGCGTCCAAGATGTTGAGACAGTTTCTGGCGTCACCTCCGGCGATTGAAACCAGCATATCAAGCGCCGACTTTTCGATGTTCAGGTCGTGCCGGCCCAACCCACGTTCCTGGTCCTTCAACGCCCTATCAACTATTGTTTCCAAATCCTCGGGTTTCAATTCGTCAAGCATGAAAACCCTCATTCTGGATAGCAACGCAGCGTTGACTTCGAAACTTGGATTTTCCGTGGTAGCCCCTATCAGTATGAGATTTCCTTTTTCGACGTGAGGCAAAAGGTAATCCTGTTGAGCCTTGTTGAATCTGTGGATTTCATCAAGGAAAAGAATGGTTTTTACACCCGAGATTCGAAGATCGTCCCTTGCCTTTGCAGCAACTTCTTTGACGTCCTTAACACCCACTGTAACCGCTGAAAAGTGATGAAAATTGGAACTGGATTTGTTGGCTATAATTTCAGCTAATGTAGTTTTCCCAACTCCGGGAGGCCCCCACAGTAACATCGAAAATAGTCTCCCGCCTTCCAGAGTCCTGGTCAAAACTTTACCAGGGCCCAACAAACGATCCTGACCAACAAATTCATCCGGGCTTCTCGGTCGCATTCGGTCGGCAAGCGGTCTTTCTTTCAACGTGTGATGATTGTTTTCAAACAGGTCCATTGCGCTTCTCTCTCGATTTTTCTAGGAGAGCCAATTGCTTCACTTAGTCATTTTCTTTGCGTTTTAGCCTATACGATTGTGGGGAGGTCATCAAGGTGTATCGGCCAGTTGCTCAGAATTAGTCTATTTCTCTAGATTTTGACTCAAAAACATGGTACTCAATGTTAACGTTTTACTGATAGGTCACGGCGGGGCGATCATGCGCAAGGTCGGATTGGTTTTTAAGAGTGGGCACGAACAGGCGTTAGCCTTGGCTGAACAAATTTCCCATCTTCTTGCCAAATTCGGGAAAGAAGCCCTGGTAGAAGATTCCTTTTCAGATTTGCCGAAAAGCTGGAATGTCCAACCAACGAGCAATATAGCAGGAGAGGCGGATCTAATCGTGGCGCTAGGAGGAGACGGCACAATCCTTAGAGTCGCCGCTTTGCTGAATGACAAACCAGTACCTGTACTGGGCGTTAATCTTGGACGAGTCGGGTTCCTTGCAGAAATATCGCCTGAAGAAGCTTGCTCTGAAATCCTTGCGGCCATTGAGGGCAAATCAATTTTGGCCAAACGTATGATGCTCGAGGCAACTCTGCCTGAAAACAACAAGGTCAGGGTCTTAAATGAAGTGGTAATCCACTGGAGTGGTGTGGCAAGGATCATTGACATTGTGTTGAAGTTAGGAGCAACTAGAGATATTGAACTTCGGGCTGACGGCGTAATCGTTGCGACGCCGGTAGGTTCCAGCGCCTACTCGTACGCGGCAAACGGACCTCTGGTGCATCCGGACGTGGAAGCTATGTTGATCACGCCA
This portion of the Desulfomonilaceae bacterium genome encodes:
- a CDS encoding RNA polymerase sigma factor, with translation MGRLESLSDHELVKASQNGSEIYFGELVYRHTNLVYRIARSITGSHEEAEDIVQETFLRAFKSIEKFDESKSTFKTWLLTIARNQSINIVSSFRRKTFKFFSDRDEDDPELEFSSNPLSQETQDAETQLSIKQQFHAMEKALKKLPERQRSALLLKSQESMSYEEIAIVMDISVSSVESLIFRARKKIIKLVER
- a CDS encoding zf-HC2 domain-containing protein; the encoded protein is MKHMEYQKEISLLLDGELDSASQRKLLDHMSECADCVRVYEELVSLNDSLATVKFSLADHSLADKVKARISGDSSSVSDAWKFSLLKQVPIWALIAVLAVGVGDKAGKTLTEALSAQDSSPKMDTLLQDNSESLSDIALDFGMAENSQ
- a CDS encoding NAD(+)/NADH kinase, whose protein sequence is MRKVGLVFKSGHEQALALAEQISHLLAKFGKEALVEDSFSDLPKSWNVQPTSNIAGEADLIVALGGDGTILRVAALLNDKPVPVLGVNLGRVGFLAEISPEEACSEILAAIEGKSILAKRMMLEATLPENNKVRVLNEVVIHWSGVARIIDIVLKLGATRDIELRADGVIVATPVGSSAYSYAANGPLVHPDVEAMLITPICPYSGLSRPLLIPADRAVELTLERGETFKVTIDGRVSRDLKLGDAIKIKKSSIPFVIVKSRTRGYFEALEAKLGIVR
- a CDS encoding replication-associated recombination protein A codes for the protein MDLFENNHHTLKERPLADRMRPRSPDEFVGQDRLLGPGKVLTRTLEGGRLFSMLLWGPPGVGKTTLAEIIANKSSSNFHHFSAVTVGVKDVKEVAAKARDDLRISGVKTILFLDEIHRFNKAQQDYLLPHVEKGNLILIGATTENPSFEVNAALLSRMRVFMLDELKPEDLETIVDRALKDQERGLGRHDLNIEKSALDMLVSIAGGDARNCLNILDAAANLVLLNNQQDIDVKSIEEAAQKRSLLYDKSGEEHYNLISALHKSLRDSDPDAGLYWMGRMIEAGEDPLYVARRLVRFASEDVGLAAPQALEQAVATFQACRYIGLPECALALAQSVVYLALAPKSNSLEEAYIAVKGEIKKSGSLATPLHIRNAPTSFMKSIGYGKGYKYAHDFPNAEVEQEHMPEKLKGTRFYHPTDRGFEKTLKERLDAKHKLED